One stretch of Micromonospora cremea DNA includes these proteins:
- a CDS encoding AfsR/SARP family transcriptional regulator has product MLGIPGIVDGDPQRSLHAKSLELLVYLAVRDGSASTEAILDDLLPDAPASKAVHRLHTYVSDLRGVLRDNGGPGTYLTHPHRRYELNPERFDIDLWRMRAAIRAADAAGSKLERVAALRRAVDTYPPLGEGREYEWLEPYRETVRHDALDAAVALAEELAGQPTEQLAVLDAAISQHPYAEQLYQAAMRARAQLGHLDAIRALRRTLTRRLAEIDAEPADDTLALADQLTADLRRSGQDARTRSSARTDGASA; this is encoded by the coding sequence GTGCTCGGGATACCCGGCATCGTCGATGGCGACCCGCAGCGCAGCCTGCACGCGAAGTCCCTCGAACTGCTGGTGTATCTAGCGGTCCGCGATGGCAGCGCGTCCACGGAGGCAATCCTGGACGACTTGCTGCCTGACGCGCCCGCCAGCAAGGCCGTGCACCGGCTGCACACCTACGTCTCGGACCTGCGCGGCGTCCTGCGGGACAACGGCGGCCCCGGCACCTACCTCACCCACCCCCACCGCCGATACGAGCTCAACCCTGAACGCTTTGACATCGACCTGTGGCGGATGCGCGCCGCGATCCGTGCCGCCGACGCCGCCGGATCCAAACTCGAACGGGTAGCGGCGCTGCGCCGCGCCGTTGACACCTACCCGCCACTCGGCGAGGGCCGCGAATACGAATGGCTCGAGCCCTACCGGGAGACCGTGCGCCACGACGCGCTCGACGCTGCCGTGGCCCTCGCCGAGGAACTCGCCGGTCAACCCACGGAGCAACTCGCCGTCCTCGACGCCGCGATCAGCCAACACCCCTACGCCGAACAGCTGTACCAGGCCGCCATGCGCGCCCGCGCGCAACTCGGCCACCTCGACGCCATCCGCGCGCTACGCCGGACGTTGACCCGCCGGCTCGCCGAGATCGACGCCGAACCCGCCGACGACACCCTCGCCCTGGCCGACCAGCTCACCGCCGACCTGCGCCGCTCCGGCCAAGACGCACGGACACGAAGCTCCGCCCGCACAGACGGAGCGTCCGCATGA